The genomic region TCAACGTCGGCGAGGACCACCTGCGCGGAGGCGACTACCCCGGGCGCGCCGCCCTGGAGGCGTACGCGTCCGAGCGCGGCCTGACGCTCGTCACCTTTTCCGCCGCCGTGGAGGCGGAGATCGCGGAGCTCGACGCGGAGGAGCGCGCGGCGTTCATGGCGGAGTACGGGCTGGAGGCGCCGGGCGTGGAACGGCTGGCGCGCGCCGCGTACGCCGCGCTCGGCCTGATCTCGTTCCTCACCGCCGGCGAGGACGAGGTGCGCGCCTGGCCGATCCGCCAGGGGACGGTCGCGCGCGACGCGGCCGGCAAGATCCACAGCGACATCGCGCGCGGGTTCATCCGCGCCGAGGTCGTGGCCTTCGACGACCTCGTCCGCTGCGGATCCCTCAAGCGCGCGAGGGAAGAAGGCCTGCTGCGGCTCGAGGGCAAGGACTACGTCGTCCAGGACGGGGACGTCATCAGTTTCCGCTTCAACGTCTGACGCTCTTGTCGCCGGCCGGAGGCGCGGCGGGGTCGCGTCCCCGCGCGGGAGGTGGCGCAATGCCGGGTGAGGCGTGGAAGGTCGCCGCTCTGCAGTTTCCCCTGCCGGAACGAGGGGAGGGCGAAGGCGACCGCGCCGCTTGGATGGACGAGCTCCACCGGCGGCTGGCCGCGGCGAAGGAGGCGGGGGCCGACTTCGTCGTGCTGCCGCCGGGCGCCGGCGCCGGACCGGACGGCGTCCCCGCGCTGGCCGCGTGGGCGCGGGCGACCAGAGATCCCCGCCGCCTTCGGAAGAACGCGCCGCCGGAGGACGCGTGGGAACGTTACTGCCTGGCCGGGTCGAGGCTCGCTCGCGACCATGGCGTGCACCTCGTGCCGGGCAGCGTCGTCGTGCCGTCCGACGGGGGCTGGCTGCACGCCGCCGGGCTCTTCGCGCCGGACGGCGAGTTGCTCGGCTGGCAGGCGCAGGGGCACTGGCCGGTCGACGCGATCGCCGCGGGCTGGCGCCCCTCCGCGGAGCTGCGCCTCATCGAATGCCGGGGGCGCGCCGTGGCGCTCCTTCTCGGCCACGACGCGCTCATGCCGGAAGGCTTCCGCCTGGCCGAGCGGCTCGACGCGGACCTCGCCGTGGCGCTCACCGCGTGGCCGGTGCCGTACAACCCGTGGCGCCAGGTGGCGACCGTCTGGTCCAACGTGCAGCAGACGCAGGTCCCGTGCGTGGAGGCCTGCCTGGTCGGGCCGGTGCGTGGGCACCTGTACGCGGGGCACAGCGCCGTGTACGGGCCCTGCGAGGGCACGCCGGGGGAGACCGGCTGGTACGCCCAGGCCGACGAGGCCATGGGGGACGCCGTCGTGATCGCGACGCTCAAGTGGGACGTCCTCGAGCGGGTGCGGCGGGACTATCCGATCGCGCGCCACCTCAACCCCGCACTGTACCGGCGCCATTTCGCGGCCGCGTACCCGTCGCGGGTGCGGGCCCAAGGGCGGGGTACGGGAGCGGCGCCGGACGGCGAGCGCGGCGACGGCGCGGGCGCGCAGGAGGCCGTCGCAGGCGCGCCGGGAGACATCGTGCGCCACTCGCATCGCGGCCGCGGCGCCGGGCCGGCCCCGGATGGGGAGGGGCGGCCGTGAGGCGCGCGCTGCTGGAAGCGGCCGCGAGGGCCGCGGCCTCGCGGGCGCGGGAGGCCGTCGTGCAGCGCGAGGTGGCGCGCGCCGTCGCCGCGCTCCCGGCCGATGTCCAGCGCGACGCGCGCGACCGCCGGAACCGCTACCTGGACTGGACCGTGCGCGCGGACGATGCGAGGGAACCGGCCGTCGCCCGGCTGCGCGTGGCGGCGGTGCAGATGGAGCTGCGCCCGGAGCCCACCCCGGGCCACTTCGTGCGCCACGTGTTCGAGCTCGGCGTGCTCGCCGCGCGGACGGGCGCCGAGCTGATCGTGTTCCCGGAAGACGTCGCCACGGGCCTCACGGCGCTGCTGCCGGGGTTCGGGCTCCTGCAGCGCGCGGGCGCCCCGGAACGGGCGGCGCAGGCGGGCGGCGGCGTGTCGGTGGCGGAGGTGTTCGCCGAGCTGGGTCCCGCCGTCGGCACCGTGTACCGCGTCGCCTTCTCCGCCCTCGCCGAGGCCCTCGGCGCCTACGTGGTCGCCGGGACGGCCAACCTGCCCGTGGCGGACGGCCGCGTGCTCAACCTCGCGCACGTCTTCGCCCCGGACGGCCGCCTGCTTCTGCGCCAGCCGAAGCTGCACCTCTTCCCGTACGAGGCCGAGTGGGGCATCCAGGCGGGCGCCGAGCTGCGCGTCTTCCCCACGCCGTGGGGCACGGTCGCGGCGCCCGTGTGCATGGACGCGACGTACTTCGAGACGGCGCGCATCGCCAGGGGGCTGGGCGCGGATCTCCTGTGCTTGCCGATCGCGAATCCGGAGGCGTACCATCTGTGGAAGGCCCGCCGCGGCGTATGGGGCCGCGCTCAGGACGCCGGGGTGTACGCCGTCCAGAGCGCGCTCGTCGGCGACTTCATGGGACTCCGCCTGGAAGGGCGCAGCGCCGTCTACGCGCCGCTGGACCTTTCGCCGGCCGGCGACGGCGTGATCGCGGAGGCCGAGGACGCGCGAGCGGAGACGGTCGTCAGCGCGGTGCTCGACGTCGAACGGCTGCGCGCCTGGCGCGCGCAGCAGCCGGTCGTGGACGCGCCCGGGTGGTGGCGCGCCTTCCCGGACGCGTACGACCGACCCTCGCCGCGCCGCGAAAGAAATCCGAGGTGACACGAGACTGACCCGCCTCACGGCCGTCTTGCTGCTGACGGCGATCATCCATGCCATCGACGCGCTCTCGTA from Clostridia bacterium harbors:
- a CDS encoding nitrilase; translation: MRRALLEAAARAAASRAREAVVQREVARAVAALPADVQRDARDRRNRYLDWTVRADDAREPAVARLRVAAVQMELRPEPTPGHFVRHVFELGVLAARTGAELIVFPEDVATGLTALLPGFGLLQRAGAPERAAQAGGGVSVAEVFAELGPAVGTVYRVAFSALAEALGAYVVAGTANLPVADGRVLNLAHVFAPDGRLLLRQPKLHLFPYEAEWGIQAGAELRVFPTPWGTVAAPVCMDATYFETARIARGLGADLLCLPIANPEAYHLWKARRGVWGRAQDAGVYAVQSALVGDFMGLRLEGRSAVYAPLDLSPAGDGVIAEAEDARAETVVSAVLDVERLRAWRAQQPVVDAPGWWRAFPDAYDRPSPRRERNPR